From a region of the Panicum virgatum strain AP13 chromosome 2K, P.virgatum_v5, whole genome shotgun sequence genome:
- the LOC120676318 gene encoding ABC transporter G family member 53-like isoform X2 — MDDAGEIHALGSLRREGSVWSAAGDNVFSLSSRGDGGGGADDDEEALRWAALEKLPTYDRARTAVLAMPEGVLREINVEKLGPQERHALLQRLAWVGDDHQRFLSKFKDRVDRVGIELPKIEVRYDNLNVEAEAYVGSRGLPTIFNTYANVLEGIANVLHLTPSRKQKISILHNVSGIIKPHRMTLLLGPPGAGKTSLLLALAGTLPSSLKVTGNITYNGHTMDEFEARRSAAYVSQHDLHMGELTVRETVNFSAKCQGIGHRYDLLVELSRREKEAGIVPDPETDIYMKAAATGEQKADVVTNHILKVLGLDICADTIVGNNMLRGISGGQKKRVTTAEMLVTPGRALFMDEISTGLDSSTTFQIVNSIRQTIHIVGGTAVIALLQPAPETYELFDDIILLSDGQVVYSGPREHVLQFFESVGFKCPQRKGVADFLQEVTSRKDQRQYWKHSDETYRYVPVKEFADAFQSFHIGEAIRNELAVPFDKSTSHPAALKTSKYGASMKELLKANINREILLMKRNSFVYIFKAVQLTLMAIIAMTVFLRTNMHHDSLTNGRIYMGALFFGILMIMFNGLAEIGLTIAKLPVFFKQRDLLFYPAWTYSLPSWIIKTPLSLLNVTIWVFITYYVIGFDPNVERLFRQFLLLLLMNEASSGLFRFIAGLARHQVVASTLGSFGILIFMLLGGFLLARENVKKWWIWGYWISPLMYAQNAISVNEFLGDSWNKILPGSTEPLGKLVLESRGLFPEAKWYWIGVGALLGYVLLFNILYTVCLTFLKPFDSNQPTISEETLKIKQANLTGEVLEASSRGRVPSNTVTTSTVDGSNGEADSNHTTVNSRPVNKGMVLPFVPLSITFEDIRYSVDMPEEIRAQGVKETRLQLLKGISGSFRPGVLTALMGVSGAGKTTLMDVLAGRKTSGYIEGNITISGYPKKQETFARVSGYCEQNDIHSPNVTVYESLAFSAWLRLPADVDSSTRKMFIDEVMELVELLPLKDALVGLPGVSGLSTEQRKRLTIAVELVANPSIIFMDEPTSGLDARAAAIVMRAIRNTVDTGRTVVCTIHQPSIDIFESFDELFLMKRGGEEIYVGPLGRHSCELIKYFEAIEGVSSIKDGYNPSTWMLEVTSTMRNRTLIKELSTPPEGSTDLSFPTEYSQTFLTQCFACLWKQSMSYWRNPPYTAVKYFYTTVIALLFGTMFWGVGRKRDNQQDLFNAMGSMYASVIFMGVQNSGSVQPVVSVERTVFYRERAAHMYSPLPYALGQVAIELPYIFVQSLIYGVLVYAMIGFEWTAAKFFWYLFFMYFTLAYYTFYGMMMVGLTPNYNVSSVASTAFYAIWNLFSGFLIPRTRIPVWWRWFYWICPIAWTLNGLVTSQFGDVTEKFANGVRISDFVEDYFGYHHDFLWAVAVVVVAFPVLFALLFGLSLKMFNFQKR, encoded by the exons atggacgACGCCGGGGAGATACACGCGCTGGGGAGCCTGCGGCGGGAGGGTTCGGTGTGGTCGGCGGCAGGCGACAACGTGTTCTCACTGTCGTcgcgcggggacggcggcggcggcgcggatgacGACGAGGAGGCGCTGCGGTGGGCGGCGCTGGAGAAGCTGCCCACCTACGACCGCGCGCGCACGGCCGTGCTGGCCATGCCCGAGGGCGTGCTCCGGGAGATCAACGTGGAGAAGCTCGGCCCCCAGGAGCGCCACGCCCTGCTGCAGCGGCTCGCCTGGGTCGGCGACGACCACCAGCGCTTCCTCTCCAAGTTCAAGGACCGCGTCGACCG AGTAGGGATTGAGCTGCCCAAGATCGAAGTGCGGTACGACAACCTGAACGTCGAGGCAGAGGCGTATGTCGGCAGCAGGGGCCTGCCAACCATCTTCAACACCTATGCCAATGTGCTCGAG GGCATCGCCAATGTTCTTCACTTAACACCAAGTAGGAAGCAGAAAATATCGATTCTTCACAATGTCAGTGGCATCATCAAGCCACACAG AATGACCTTGCTATTGGGTCCTCCTGGTGCTGGCAAAACATCGCTGCTTTTGGCCTTGGCTGGAACACTCCCTTCAAGTCTCAAG GTAACAGGGAACATAACTTACAACGGGCACACAATGGACGAGTTTGAGGCCCGGAGATCAGCTGCATATGTCAGCCAACATGATCTGCACATGGGGGAGTTGACGGTTCGTGAGACGGTCAATTTCTCTGCAAAATGCCAAGGAATTGGTCACCGTTATG ACTTGCTAGTGGAATTGTCAAGGAGAGAAAAGGAAGCAGGTATCGTACCAGATCCAGAAACAGACATCTACATGAAG GCTGCTGCCACAGGAGAGCAAAAGGCTGATGTGGTCACAAATCACATACTAAAG GTCTTGGGGCTGGATATCTGTGCTGACACAATCGTTGGAAACAATATGCTGAGAGGCATATCCGGAGGCCAAAAGAAGCGAGTAACTACAG CTGAAATGCTTGTCACCCCAGGACGAGCCCTTTTCATGGATGAGATATCAACAGGACTTGATAGCTCAACAACCTTTCAGATTGTGAACTCTATCCGGCAAACCATTCACATTGTTGGCGGAACAGCAGTTATTGCTTTGTTACAACCTGCACCAGAGACATATGAACTGTTTGATGATATAATTCTCCTCTCAGACGGTCAGGTTGTCTACAGTGGCCCTCGTGAACATGTGCTCCAGTTCTTTGAATCGGTTGGCTTCAAATGCCCGCAGCGGAAAGGTGTAGCCGACTTCTTGCAAGAA GTTACATCAAGGAAAGATCAGAGACAATACTGGAAACATAGTGATGAGACCTACCGATATGTTCCTGTGAAGGAGTTTGCAGATGCATTTCAATCTTTCCACATTGGCGAGGCTATACGAAATGAGTTGGCAGTCCCATTTGACAAGAGCACGAGCCATCCTGCTGCACTTAAAACATCAAAATATGGTGCCAGCATGAAAGAGCTACTTAAAGCAAATATCAACAGAGAGATATTGTTAATGAAAAGAAACTCATTTGTGTACATATTCAAGGCAGTTCAG TTAACACTCATGGCAATCATTGCAATGACGGTGTTCCTCCGAACCAATATGCATCATGACTCACTAACAAATGGAAGGATATACATGGGTGCTCTGTTCTTTGGGATCCTGATGATCATGTTCAATGGATTGGCAGAAATTGGCCTGACTATTGCAAAGCTCCCAGTTTTTTTCAAGCAAAGGGATCTTCTCTTCTATCCTGCTTGGACATACTCCTTGCCATCATGGATCATTAAGACCCCCCTCTCCTTGCTTAATGTAACAATTTGGGTCTTCATAACATATTATGTCATTGGATTTGATCCCAATGTAGAAAG ACTTTTCAGACAGTTCCTGCTCCTCTTACTAATGAATGAGGCATCATCTGGGTTGTTCCGTTTCATTGCTGGGCTTGCAAGGCATCAGGTCGTTGCAAGCACCCTTGGTTCATTCGGCATTCTGATTTTTATGCTTTTGGGTGGATTTCTCCTGGCAAGAG AGAATGTGAAGAAATGGTGGATCTGGGGGTACTGGATATCACCCCTGATGTATGCACAGAATGCCATATCAGTAAATGAATTCCTGGGTGACAGCTGGAATAAG ATACTCCCTGGTTCTACAGAACCACTCGGAAAGCTTGTTCTGGAATCTCGTGGTCTTTTTCCTGAGGCAAAATGGTACTGGATTGGTGTGGGTGCCTTGCTTGGATATGTGCTGCTATTCAATATCCTCTACACTGTCTGCCTCACATTCCTCAAGC CATTTGATAGCAATCAGCCGACAATTTCTGAGGAGACATTGAAGATCAAACAAGCAAATCTAACTGGTGAAGTTTTAGAAGCATCGTCAAGAGGAAGGGTTCCCAGCAATACAGTAACAACAA GTACTGTGGATGGGAGCAATGGTGAAGCAGATTCCAACCATACAACAGTAAATTCTAGACCCGTCAACAAAGGAATGGTCCTCCCTTTTGTACCTCTCTCCATCACTTTTGAAGATATAAGATACAGTGTCGACATGCCAGAG GAAATCAGAGCACAAGGTGTCAAAGAGACCCGGTTGCAACTATTAAAGGGTATAAGTGGTTCATTTAGGCCAGGAGTACTTACTGCTCTAATGGGTGTCAGTGGTGCTGGCAAGACAACGCTGATGGATGTGTTGGCTGGGAGGAAGACCAGCGGATACATTGAGGGCAACATTACCATATCAGGTTACCCAAAGAAGCAAGAAACTTTTGCTCGTGTATCAGGATATTGTGAGCAGAATGACATCCATTCACCAAATGTTACCGTCTACGAGTCCCTTGCATTCTCTGCATGGCTCAGATTACCTGCTGATGTTGATTCCTCAACAAGAAAG ATGTTTATTGATGAGGTTATGGAGCTTGTGGAACTTTTACCCTTAAAAGATGCATTGGTGGGATTGCCGGGTGTGAGTGGATTATCAACAGAGCAAAGGAAGAGGCTAACAATAGCAGTTGAGCTGGTTGCTAACCCTTCTATCATTTTCATGGATGAACCGACATCTGGACTTGATGCACGAGCAGCAGCCATTGTCATGAGGGCAATCAGGAATACTGTGGACACAGGAAGAACAGTTGTTTGTACCATTCACCAACCAAGCATCGATATCTTTGAATCTTTTGACGAG CTCTTCCTAATGAAACGTGGAGGTGAAGAGATTTATGTAGGTCCATTAGGCCGCCATTCATGTGAACTCATAAAATATTTTGAG GCTATTGAAGGTGTCAGCAGCATAAAAGATGGCTACAACCCTTCAACATGGATGCTAGAAGTGACTAGTACAAT GAGGAACAGAACTTTAATAAAGGAGTTAAGCACACCTCCTGAAGGTTCAACTGACCTATCCTTTCCAACGGAATACTCGCAGACCTTCCTCACACAGTGTTTTGCTTGCCTGTGGAAGCAAAGTATGTCATATTGGAGAAATCCTCCGTATACTGCTGTCAAATACTTCTATACAACAGTGATCGCCCTGTTGTTTGGAACAATGTTCTGGGGTGTAGGCAGAAAAAG GGATAATCAACAGGATTTGTTCAATGCTATGGGCTCCATGTATGCCTCGGTTATTTTCATGGGAGTACAGAATTCTGGTTCAGTTCAGCCAGTTGTATCAGTTGAGCGGACAGTCTTTTACAGGGAAAGGGCAGCTCACATGTACTCGCCTTTGCCATATGCATTGGGACAG GTTGCAATTGAACTTCCATACATCTTTGTTCAGTCGTTAATATACGGTGTGCTAGTGTATGCTATGATTGGGTTCGAATGGACAGCTGCCAAGTTCTTTTGGTATCTGTTCTTCATGTACTTCACCCTAGCGTACTACACATTTTACGGGATGATGATGGTGGGCCTGACTCCAAACTACAACGTCTCCTCGGTTGCTTCCACGGCGTTTTATGCCATTTGGAACCTTTTCTCAGGATTTTTAATACCAAGAACT AGAATTCCAGTATGGTGGAGGTGGTTCTACTGGATTTGCCCCATCGCATGGACACTCAACGGTCTGGTCACTTCACAGTTTGGAGATGTAACCGAGAAGTTTGCTAATGGGGTGCGTATATCTGACTTTGTCGAAGACTACTTCGGGTACCATCACGACTTCCTGTGGGCAGTCGCCGTAGTGGTGGTTGCATTTCCAGTGCTGTTTGCATTGCTTTTTGGGCTCTCGCTCAAGATGTTCAACTTCCAGAAGAGGTAA
- the LOC120676318 gene encoding ABC transporter G family member 53-like isoform X1, with amino-acid sequence MDDAGEIHALGSLRREGSVWSAAGDNVFSLSSRGDGGGGADDDEEALRWAALEKLPTYDRARTAVLAMPEGVLREINVEKLGPQERHALLQRLAWVGDDHQRFLSKFKDRVDRVGIELPKIEVRYDNLNVEAEAYVGSRGLPTIFNTYANVLEGIANVLHLTPSRKQKISILHNVSGIIKPHRMTLLLGPPGAGKTSLLLALAGTLPSSLKVTGNITYNGHTMDEFEARRSAAYVSQHDLHMGELTVRETVNFSAKCQGIGHRYDLLVELSRREKEAGIVPDPETDIYMKAAATGEQKADVVTNHILKVLGLDICADTIVGNNMLRGISGGQKKRVTTAEMLVTPGRALFMDEISTGLDSSTTFQIVNSIRQTIHIVGGTAVIALLQPAPETYELFDDIILLSDGQVVYSGPREHVLQFFESVGFKCPQRKGVADFLQEVTSRKDQRQYWKHSDETYRYVPVKEFADAFQSFHIGEAIRNELAVPFDKSTSHPAALKTSKYGASMKELLKANINREILLMKRNSFVYIFKAVQLTLMAIIAMTVFLRTNMHHDSLTNGRIYMGALFFGILMIMFNGLAEIGLTIAKLPVFFKQRDLLFYPAWTYSLPSWIIKTPLSLLNVTIWVFITYYVIGFDPNVERLFRQFLLLLLMNEASSGLFRFIAGLARHQVVASTLGSFGILIFMLLGGFLLARENVKKWWIWGYWISPLMYAQNAISVNEFLGDSWNKILPGSTEPLGKLVLESRGLFPEAKWYWIGVGALLGYVLLFNILYTVCLTFLKPFDSNQPTISEETLKIKQANLTGEVLEASSRGRVPSNTVTTSTVDGSNGEADSNHTTVNSRPVNKGMVLPFVPLSITFEDIRYSVDMPEEIRAQGVKETRLQLLKGISGSFRPGVLTALMGVSGAGKTTLMDVLAGRKTSGYIEGNITISGYPKKQETFARVSGYCEQNDIHSPNVTVYESLAFSAWLRLPADVDSSTRKMFIDEVMELVELLPLKDALVGLPGVSGLSTEQRKRLTIAVELVANPSIIFMDEPTSGLDARAAAIVMRAIRNTVDTGRTVVCTIHQPSIDIFESFDELFLMKRGGEEIYVGPLGRHSCELIKYFEAIEGVSSIKDGYNPSTWMLEVTSTMQEQITGVNFSEVYKSSELYRRNRTLIKELSTPPEGSTDLSFPTEYSQTFLTQCFACLWKQSMSYWRNPPYTAVKYFYTTVIALLFGTMFWGVGRKRDNQQDLFNAMGSMYASVIFMGVQNSGSVQPVVSVERTVFYRERAAHMYSPLPYALGQVAIELPYIFVQSLIYGVLVYAMIGFEWTAAKFFWYLFFMYFTLAYYTFYGMMMVGLTPNYNVSSVASTAFYAIWNLFSGFLIPRTRIPVWWRWFYWICPIAWTLNGLVTSQFGDVTEKFANGVRISDFVEDYFGYHHDFLWAVAVVVVAFPVLFALLFGLSLKMFNFQKR; translated from the exons atggacgACGCCGGGGAGATACACGCGCTGGGGAGCCTGCGGCGGGAGGGTTCGGTGTGGTCGGCGGCAGGCGACAACGTGTTCTCACTGTCGTcgcgcggggacggcggcggcggcgcggatgacGACGAGGAGGCGCTGCGGTGGGCGGCGCTGGAGAAGCTGCCCACCTACGACCGCGCGCGCACGGCCGTGCTGGCCATGCCCGAGGGCGTGCTCCGGGAGATCAACGTGGAGAAGCTCGGCCCCCAGGAGCGCCACGCCCTGCTGCAGCGGCTCGCCTGGGTCGGCGACGACCACCAGCGCTTCCTCTCCAAGTTCAAGGACCGCGTCGACCG AGTAGGGATTGAGCTGCCCAAGATCGAAGTGCGGTACGACAACCTGAACGTCGAGGCAGAGGCGTATGTCGGCAGCAGGGGCCTGCCAACCATCTTCAACACCTATGCCAATGTGCTCGAG GGCATCGCCAATGTTCTTCACTTAACACCAAGTAGGAAGCAGAAAATATCGATTCTTCACAATGTCAGTGGCATCATCAAGCCACACAG AATGACCTTGCTATTGGGTCCTCCTGGTGCTGGCAAAACATCGCTGCTTTTGGCCTTGGCTGGAACACTCCCTTCAAGTCTCAAG GTAACAGGGAACATAACTTACAACGGGCACACAATGGACGAGTTTGAGGCCCGGAGATCAGCTGCATATGTCAGCCAACATGATCTGCACATGGGGGAGTTGACGGTTCGTGAGACGGTCAATTTCTCTGCAAAATGCCAAGGAATTGGTCACCGTTATG ACTTGCTAGTGGAATTGTCAAGGAGAGAAAAGGAAGCAGGTATCGTACCAGATCCAGAAACAGACATCTACATGAAG GCTGCTGCCACAGGAGAGCAAAAGGCTGATGTGGTCACAAATCACATACTAAAG GTCTTGGGGCTGGATATCTGTGCTGACACAATCGTTGGAAACAATATGCTGAGAGGCATATCCGGAGGCCAAAAGAAGCGAGTAACTACAG CTGAAATGCTTGTCACCCCAGGACGAGCCCTTTTCATGGATGAGATATCAACAGGACTTGATAGCTCAACAACCTTTCAGATTGTGAACTCTATCCGGCAAACCATTCACATTGTTGGCGGAACAGCAGTTATTGCTTTGTTACAACCTGCACCAGAGACATATGAACTGTTTGATGATATAATTCTCCTCTCAGACGGTCAGGTTGTCTACAGTGGCCCTCGTGAACATGTGCTCCAGTTCTTTGAATCGGTTGGCTTCAAATGCCCGCAGCGGAAAGGTGTAGCCGACTTCTTGCAAGAA GTTACATCAAGGAAAGATCAGAGACAATACTGGAAACATAGTGATGAGACCTACCGATATGTTCCTGTGAAGGAGTTTGCAGATGCATTTCAATCTTTCCACATTGGCGAGGCTATACGAAATGAGTTGGCAGTCCCATTTGACAAGAGCACGAGCCATCCTGCTGCACTTAAAACATCAAAATATGGTGCCAGCATGAAAGAGCTACTTAAAGCAAATATCAACAGAGAGATATTGTTAATGAAAAGAAACTCATTTGTGTACATATTCAAGGCAGTTCAG TTAACACTCATGGCAATCATTGCAATGACGGTGTTCCTCCGAACCAATATGCATCATGACTCACTAACAAATGGAAGGATATACATGGGTGCTCTGTTCTTTGGGATCCTGATGATCATGTTCAATGGATTGGCAGAAATTGGCCTGACTATTGCAAAGCTCCCAGTTTTTTTCAAGCAAAGGGATCTTCTCTTCTATCCTGCTTGGACATACTCCTTGCCATCATGGATCATTAAGACCCCCCTCTCCTTGCTTAATGTAACAATTTGGGTCTTCATAACATATTATGTCATTGGATTTGATCCCAATGTAGAAAG ACTTTTCAGACAGTTCCTGCTCCTCTTACTAATGAATGAGGCATCATCTGGGTTGTTCCGTTTCATTGCTGGGCTTGCAAGGCATCAGGTCGTTGCAAGCACCCTTGGTTCATTCGGCATTCTGATTTTTATGCTTTTGGGTGGATTTCTCCTGGCAAGAG AGAATGTGAAGAAATGGTGGATCTGGGGGTACTGGATATCACCCCTGATGTATGCACAGAATGCCATATCAGTAAATGAATTCCTGGGTGACAGCTGGAATAAG ATACTCCCTGGTTCTACAGAACCACTCGGAAAGCTTGTTCTGGAATCTCGTGGTCTTTTTCCTGAGGCAAAATGGTACTGGATTGGTGTGGGTGCCTTGCTTGGATATGTGCTGCTATTCAATATCCTCTACACTGTCTGCCTCACATTCCTCAAGC CATTTGATAGCAATCAGCCGACAATTTCTGAGGAGACATTGAAGATCAAACAAGCAAATCTAACTGGTGAAGTTTTAGAAGCATCGTCAAGAGGAAGGGTTCCCAGCAATACAGTAACAACAA GTACTGTGGATGGGAGCAATGGTGAAGCAGATTCCAACCATACAACAGTAAATTCTAGACCCGTCAACAAAGGAATGGTCCTCCCTTTTGTACCTCTCTCCATCACTTTTGAAGATATAAGATACAGTGTCGACATGCCAGAG GAAATCAGAGCACAAGGTGTCAAAGAGACCCGGTTGCAACTATTAAAGGGTATAAGTGGTTCATTTAGGCCAGGAGTACTTACTGCTCTAATGGGTGTCAGTGGTGCTGGCAAGACAACGCTGATGGATGTGTTGGCTGGGAGGAAGACCAGCGGATACATTGAGGGCAACATTACCATATCAGGTTACCCAAAGAAGCAAGAAACTTTTGCTCGTGTATCAGGATATTGTGAGCAGAATGACATCCATTCACCAAATGTTACCGTCTACGAGTCCCTTGCATTCTCTGCATGGCTCAGATTACCTGCTGATGTTGATTCCTCAACAAGAAAG ATGTTTATTGATGAGGTTATGGAGCTTGTGGAACTTTTACCCTTAAAAGATGCATTGGTGGGATTGCCGGGTGTGAGTGGATTATCAACAGAGCAAAGGAAGAGGCTAACAATAGCAGTTGAGCTGGTTGCTAACCCTTCTATCATTTTCATGGATGAACCGACATCTGGACTTGATGCACGAGCAGCAGCCATTGTCATGAGGGCAATCAGGAATACTGTGGACACAGGAAGAACAGTTGTTTGTACCATTCACCAACCAAGCATCGATATCTTTGAATCTTTTGACGAG CTCTTCCTAATGAAACGTGGAGGTGAAGAGATTTATGTAGGTCCATTAGGCCGCCATTCATGTGAACTCATAAAATATTTTGAG GCTATTGAAGGTGTCAGCAGCATAAAAGATGGCTACAACCCTTCAACATGGATGCTAGAAGTGACTAGTACAATGCAAGAACAAATAACTGGTGTTAACTTTAGTGAAGTATACAAGAGTTCAGAATTATATAg GAGGAACAGAACTTTAATAAAGGAGTTAAGCACACCTCCTGAAGGTTCAACTGACCTATCCTTTCCAACGGAATACTCGCAGACCTTCCTCACACAGTGTTTTGCTTGCCTGTGGAAGCAAAGTATGTCATATTGGAGAAATCCTCCGTATACTGCTGTCAAATACTTCTATACAACAGTGATCGCCCTGTTGTTTGGAACAATGTTCTGGGGTGTAGGCAGAAAAAG GGATAATCAACAGGATTTGTTCAATGCTATGGGCTCCATGTATGCCTCGGTTATTTTCATGGGAGTACAGAATTCTGGTTCAGTTCAGCCAGTTGTATCAGTTGAGCGGACAGTCTTTTACAGGGAAAGGGCAGCTCACATGTACTCGCCTTTGCCATATGCATTGGGACAG GTTGCAATTGAACTTCCATACATCTTTGTTCAGTCGTTAATATACGGTGTGCTAGTGTATGCTATGATTGGGTTCGAATGGACAGCTGCCAAGTTCTTTTGGTATCTGTTCTTCATGTACTTCACCCTAGCGTACTACACATTTTACGGGATGATGATGGTGGGCCTGACTCCAAACTACAACGTCTCCTCGGTTGCTTCCACGGCGTTTTATGCCATTTGGAACCTTTTCTCAGGATTTTTAATACCAAGAACT AGAATTCCAGTATGGTGGAGGTGGTTCTACTGGATTTGCCCCATCGCATGGACACTCAACGGTCTGGTCACTTCACAGTTTGGAGATGTAACCGAGAAGTTTGCTAATGGGGTGCGTATATCTGACTTTGTCGAAGACTACTTCGGGTACCATCACGACTTCCTGTGGGCAGTCGCCGTAGTGGTGGTTGCATTTCCAGTGCTGTTTGCATTGCTTTTTGGGCTCTCGCTCAAGATGTTCAACTTCCAGAAGAGGTAA